The Garra rufa chromosome 20, GarRuf1.0, whole genome shotgun sequence genome contains the following window.
TAgctttttgagtctacgacaaactgTGTACGAGCTACGGCCAAAAATGtctaaaattttagtttttttttttttggccgatTAAGCTGAGACTTtgtcagggtcacaaatggtattaaataatttttaaaaaaagtaaaaaatcagcctattacaatgatttctcaaggatgtTGTGACACTGCAGATTACTTTTTTTGAAGTATCTAGTTAAGTAATGCATTACtctttaatttacaagaaaatatttgagTTACTTTTCCAAATAAGTTTGAATTGTTAATTGtttgaaagctctcctgtccccatgttgagagaaatagggagtaagatgttactttagttctagattaaatgtgaacatgcattaattcatctcactcacaaaaaaaaaaaaaaaaaaaacagattcaaaATTCCTCAGAATGTCCCCTCAGGGAGCTCTACCTTGTGGCCAAGTTTCAgttctctaggccttacggtttggtctgcacaatcagttttagtggagaaaaatactaataataaaaaaattcttacaattacaatagggtttcagcactacgtGCTCGAACCCCTAAAAATCGAAACTGTTTAAGAGTGCTAAGTGTGAAAGTGTCTGTGTACTGACCATGCCTTTGATGTACTCTTGGAACGCACTCGGGGGTTCCTCCGTCACAGAACTGGATCTGTCAGTATAGCTTTCTGTGTCTTCACTCTCCGAGTCATAATGCACACGAGATGCTCCGATCCGCATTTGGTCCAAACGCTCCTCCAGCTCACTTACTGTACctacaaaacatacaaaatctATAATGACATCTAACAATTTCTAGTTTAAATTTTTAGACTTATCCAAGAATCATGAAAAAGCATTATTTTTccacatacaaataaataaataaatgtgaccatggactacAAAATAAgtctaagtagcatgggtatatttgtagaaaaagCCCATTAATCATtagaatgttaagtaaagatcatgttccacgaagatattttgtaaatttcctactaaatatatcaaaacttaatttttgattagtaatatgcattgctaagaacttcatttggacaactttaaaggcgattttctcaatatttagtcttttttgcacactcagattccagattttcaaatagttgtatctcagacaaatattgtcatatcataacaaaccacacatcaataaaaaagcttatttattcagctttcagatgatgtataaatctcggTTTAGAAAAactgacccttgtgactggttttgtggtccagggtcacaaatgatattaaatcatttttaaaaaagtcaaaaatcaTTGACTTTCATATCATATTACAATTTCTCAGGGATGTTGTGACACTgcagactaaagtaatgatgcagaaaattcagctttgtcatcaatAGAATTAGTTACAATTTAATAtatggaaaaataataataaattgtaatattttgcaTTGGTAccgttttcactgtatttttgagcaaataaatgcagccttgggcaGTGTTGGGGgtgttacgtaatcagattacttttttgaagtaattagtaaagtaatgcattactctttaatttacaagaaaatttctgagttacttttccaaataagtaacactagttacttttttccccagttattgattgaaagctctcctgtccccatgttaagAGAAATAGGGAgcaagatgttactttagttctagattaaatgtgaacatacattaattcatctcactcactaaaaaaacagtttcaatattcctcaaaatgaataaaaacattgaAATGCAACTCacaatatgatgcaaacctgcaataattaaatgttaaataatacaaatgtcttttatgtatttaatcccactTTATCAACCAGTGCCTTTGCTTCTGATCTTTGATCCAAtgcttctgtggtctactgtacagatgtgaaattatttttccttcagcctgaggcttttgatgtgaaaaagcttttacatttgccaaaaatagaacttatattaaaaaacaaactagcaaactctgcccagatttaaaaagtaacacaaatgtaacacattactttccataaaaagtaactaagtatcataattagctactttttaaagaagtaactcaatattgtaatgcattacttttaaaagtaactttccccaacactggccttggtgaacataagagacttttcCCAACGTAACACCCTTGGTAATAAAACTTGTATGACTTAAtgtaacgtaaatgatgtctctgactgaaatatgtagtagaaaacccatgaaagacatattttatacatattttagactatgggAGCGCTATTATTTCGATGattgtaaaatggttgcactcagtaaGCTACTACccctacctgttgctatttttaacacaacacaactcagaaaataaaataccgatacgatgaccacagctactgaaaaagcttacaggtggcgatggatacaAGCATAGGCATTAAGCAAATGTCGTACTATTGATTTTTcaccacaaggagtctaaacgcctcCGGCTATCGACTTAAATCCACACTGGGAAACTCTTTCAGTGGCTGTAGCATCAAGACAAACGTcagcatctagcgtttcttgtctctacTGTTCGTAAAGTCTTTCagcagctgtggtctactaaaagcctcaaaggcatcaggactAAAGTGTAGAGAACAAAGACACAGATCTTTAGGACGTTTtaatttgtccacaggcatcttcccaatCTTTTTttttgctaggaaagcagtgaagatcTACATTGCTTCTCTGGtttctttgactgaaaattacaaccaaaagcgaaatgtggcatcgtatcagtattttattttttctggcAAAAATAGCGAGAGGTAGTGGCAGTAGCTCACTGAATGCAACCACTTGATGTCATTGAAATAACAGcgtcccccatagtccaaaatatgtataaaacaatgttttttgtttttttttcaaaaacatacatTACTTCAGTAAGATACATAAttagttttttacttttttaaacagTGTAACACACCAAGGCAGCCAGTATAAGCTCCGACTCTCTTCTCCTTCCTTCTCTTCTTGTTGTCATCATATCCATCATCATATTGTTTCTCCTCAGGTCTCCTTTGAACCCTGCCTCTCCTGTGCCTCAAATTAAAGGGATGGTCAAGACTGTCCCGCAAATCCTCCACCTCCCAACTATCAATGAAGTACGACACATTTCCAGAGCCTCCATTTTGAGTTCCTGTGTCATTCTCTGTGGGATTCTGGTGGTGGTTGGCTTGTTGGTCTTGGCTCAGGAAGTCATCATCCTCAGATCCATCATGGCTTTGATCACTACAGACGTTTACATTTTGATTACCATCCGGTGATTCTGCAGGAGCTTGTCCACCAGATGTTTCCAATGCTCGATTGTCTCTGAAACTCGCCAGACTGCCGTCATCCTCATAATCACGAGCATCCAAGATCGATTCATTCCCTTCTTCTAATCCTCCTAAAGTACAGTCATCTCTATAATCCACTTCCTCTGGGTCTCCATCTTTAGGCGAGTCTGGTCTGTTCGTGCCATAACCAGAAGTTAAAATGCTTGCCGCAGGGCTGCCCAGACTTTCGTGAAAATCCTCAACATAGACGTCTTTAATTTCTTCCTTCTGCTGTACATCATCACACTCTTGTTCCCTAGCAGGTATCATGTTATCTTCGTTTTCTGAATGGCCACTGGCTATTGTAACATAGTCATCATCACTTGCCCATGACTTCCTGTCCTGGTCACGATCTTCCTTGTCCTCAACAGGTTCATTGAAAAACCAATCTCTCTCCTCTTCTTCCTCACTGCCTCCTTTAGATACTCCCTCATCCTCTTCACCAGAATAGTGTTGTTTTTTCTCTTCCATCCCATTTCCATGTTCATCTCCTCCAAGCCTTTTCTCTCCCAGATCCTCATTATTGAAGACATATTTTCTTTCATTATCCTCTTTTTCATCCCTCTTTCCAAGTTCTATCTCTTTGTCATATTCATTTAGAAAACATTGACTCTCTTCTTCTTTACTATTTCCATTCCTCTCCTCTTCCTCATTGCTGTCAGGGTTTTGGTCTGTGTTGTTTTTTGTGAAACAGTATCTTTGCTCTTCCTTATTGTTAAGTTCTCTCTGTTTGCCATTTTCTGATCCCTGGCTTTCAGAGATGCTTTTTTTGTTCCCAAAAAAATTAGCACCATCTACTTTTCCCTCAGTGCTTTCACTATCTTCAGGTCTAAAACATACATTATCTCCTTTATTGTCTTCTCCTTCCTCCTTGTCTTGTTCTTTTTCCAATGAAAAATTACTGTATTCCTTGCCACTTTCACCTGTGCTCTCTTTTTTGGCGAGACTCTCTTTCTTTTCCTCACCTGTACACTTTTCTTTACTTTCTGAGTGAAGAGACTCTTCTTCATCACTTTTCTCCATGCTCACCTGATCGCTCTCATCCTCTGGTTCATCACTTGGGACTTTTGTCTCCTCATTTTCCTCAGAGTTTTCTCCACTGACAAAGCTTTCCGTCTCCTCCTCACTATCCTTTTCGTCTTCACACATATCTTCTTCCTCCTCACTCTCTTCTGACTCCTCTTTTTCTTCCTCTTCACTTTCCTCTGCTTCATTTTGTTCTTCCTCTTCAAACTTTTTTCCTATTTCTTCCTCCTCGTTTTTTTTTAGTTCCTCCTCATCTTCTTCATTCCATTTCTGTTGTTCACACAGCTCTTTTTTCTCATCTGGACTTCTTTCTTCTTCCTCTTCACTTTCTTTATCCACACCTTCACTTTCTTCCTCTTCACCcgtttcctcctcctcctcttcactttcttcctcctcctcttcaaGCTCTTTTTCCTCATCTCCGctttcttcctcctcctcttcttcaaACTGTTTTTCCTCATCTCCGctttcttcctcctcctcttcttcaaGATGTCTTTCCTCATCTCCtctttcttcctcctcctcctccttttcacgttcttcttcctcttctttttcttgcCTTGTTCTCATTATCTCCGTgcttttttcattttcatcttcTATAAAATATTCTTTCTCTACTTCACTTTCGTCATATTCCTCGGGATATTTCTCCTTCTCCAATTTATTAATCTGAAGCATCTTCTTCACTCTCTTCTTTTTTTCACTTTCCAATAAAAAGCTTTCTTTGACATCCTTACTGTCttcttcaggctttctttcattTGCTCTGCTTTCTTTCTTACAAtagtccttgtcttccccctCACTTTCCTGATCTGTCCAGAAGGAGGAGGACAAAGATCCTTCATTGTCCTTGCTTTCATTTTCCCAGCGACTGTCAAAAGTTTTATACATCCTGAGATAGATGGACAGATCTCTCCTTTAGCCCTCAGTCAGAAAATAAACTTCACTTCTGAGCCAAAGCAGATGGCTAAGAGGGAGGGGGACTGTAACTAAGAAGATTACTGGTAAGAACCTAACTGGGTTTATGCAGCTAATTGCGCCACCTGGTGTATAGGAGGTTTCACGGCATGTaaagttagggttagggttagaccAACGCATGGCTGTGTTTAGAAAAGAAAACTGCCATACTACATTTCaggatatacagttgaggtcaaaacatttacatacaccttgcacctGAATATTTTActaaagtaagagggatcataccaaagatatttcacacaaaatacatttaaatgtagtccacaagagaaaataatagttgaatttataaaaattacccctttTAAAAGTTTATATGCGCTtgattttaatactgtgttgttacctgaatgatccacagctgtttttttttttgtttagtgatagttgttcattactaccttgttcatcctgaacagttaaactgcccactgttcttcagaaaaatcttttgggtcccacaaattcttcggtttttcagTGTTATTGcagatttgaaccctttccaacaatgactgtatgattttgagatccatcttttcacactgagaacaactgaggaactcatatgcaactattacagaaggttcaaacgctcactgatgcttcagaaagaaacacagtgcattaagagccgggggttaaAACCttatgaatttgaagatcagggtaaatttaacttattttgtcttctgagaaacatgtaagggcagtactaaataaaaaaaatatgatatttaggcaaaataagaaaaatgtacacatcttctgtTCAAAACCTCAGACcgatggctcttaatgcataatttttccttctggagcatcagtgagtgtttgaaccttctgtaatagttgcatatgagtccctcagttgtcctcagtgtgaaaagatggatctcaaaaccatacagtcattgttggaaagggttcaaatacacaaaaaagctgaaaaaaaaataaataaattgtgggacccgaaagatttttctgaagaacagtgggcagtttaactgttcaggtcaaaaAAGAAACTTAAGAATaattatcacaaaaaaacaaacaaaaaaaaaccagctgtggattcttcaggtaacaacacagtagggctgggcgatatggctgaaaactatatcacgatatcagtgtttcatatcggtcgatatcgataattattgatatttttatgacccatttaaaataaggaccaggagaaaaatatattacactcaagcatttttattttaaacttaacctgcctctgatcataatcccctcagttattaagacagaaatgtcaacaaccatggaaaactcaaataattaaaatgtaaacataagtctaaagtcacaatatacacttaattatctcttaatcctcaattcaaaccccattcattgtcgatgaagtgaatggtcaagctaatgtatggcccagaagtacggcttgaccacaggtcagaggttgttgcaaagtacttggctgataatatttattgctgcacagattgctggttgccagtagccaacgttacttctttcctggtactttagcctatactttgtgtaataacgaaaacatttatttcagtgaaaaaataagtccaaaactttcaacattttgaacaatagggccctacaatcttttgcttttttcagaaattcttgttttaatttttctgataatcaaatgaaagcaaaatcactgatttatttttaaaaataaaaataaacagagctttactgttaaaattgatacatagaagaaaaattatattcagttaaaaaaagttttaataataatagtattttttcaacaattaagtggtgactcttttttattttattttttattttttatcatatatattgttttatgtaaattatttaaatgtgaacatataaacacctgcattatactgtacaaattaatacaagactaatattgttctgttacatgttaaaccgtacttttattttgacaggttgccgtgaagtttcagtgtgtaatacagtatgaatgatgctagtttcaccaatgaaacggtaaaattgacaaaaagtgacactcacagcagctttggagatgtatttattggagtttatctgttcaagtgagaattagcgggagcgtcacgtgtgcagtatgcgtgtagtgaaaataaaacgcgtctcctccattcatacatatagaggcaaacggaacatgcaggattcttattgaaacggtctttttgcatttcagttttcacagacactagtccatatcgcgatctgaattaattaacagaccagcttttgatttattgatccaaaaatcgacgaattccgcggcattccgccctatagtaaagtccgtttttatgaatggagtccgcgatcccgtctgtgaggagacgtTGTAAACGCGCGTGcctcatgtagagacagaaatcaaatgccgtcgtgtaaataagataaataacataaggctatttagtttgtttaatacaacaacaaggacccgttctgtaggaaagataaccttaacttctattgtgacctggcgctatatagaaaagaaaattaactggacgttaaaggggggctgggcgggccgatgaagaatacaaaatatcgaacgttttatcgaacacattttttattgatatcgatctcttgtctatcgcgatatatatcgttatcgttttatcgcccagccctacaacacagtattaagaattaattgCATGTATACTTtggaatggggtaattttttttaatttaatcttttatatgaaatatcttattcatgtcaatactaaataaaaagtaatatgcattttgtatgatccatcttatttggtaaaataattaactttttgtagattctgcaaggtgtatgtatctTCCATTCCATAGGACTCACCAGAATCTTCACTATGCGTGGACTCATCACAGACTTGAGACCGCCCTTGATGCTTCCTGTAAAATGAGATATCAGATAACGGTGTTTTTTTGCACATTTAATGCATGGGTGATGATGTTGTACTCATCAACTATCAAATCAAGAAATTCAATTATGTCCCTACCTTAACACTTTCCTTTTAATCACAGGCTTCAAATGAACCTGATGTTCTCTGTCAGGACTTGATGTCTCACTACCATCCAAAACGGAGTGAAATATTTCAGAAGGTGCTTCCTCTGTCTCTAGCCTGTTGGGTGCTGTGGAGGGCCGAGTTGGTCTGTGAGCAACTGTGTGCCGTGAATATGAATCATAGTGGTGATTCATACCAGAGTCTCCATGATAATCCTCATTAAATGTGGAGGAGAATATCTGGGTATGGAAAATATGGAAAACATAAGTTTTGTGTGCATTGTCACAAAATTCCGATAAGTTTTTAAGGTGCATAAAAACTCACACCTCTCTCTGTTGCCCTGCTGAGCTGGAGTCGAAGAGACCGTAGTTACAACTGGGGCCGATGTTGTTCAGTTGAACTGAGGGAGAAACACAAATTTAGCAGTAGGTTGGTTAATTGTgtgctttaaaggattagttcactttcagaacaaaaatatatagGTAATTTaattacccccttgtcatccacaatgttcatgtctttctttcttcagtcgtaaagaaataaaaaaaaatttttttgaggataacatttcaggaattttctccatatagtggacttcaatggtgctcgaTGGATTGAAGGTTAGAAAtgttgtttaaatgcagcttcaaagggctctaaacgatcccagctgaggaggaAGGGTCGGTTATTTTTtccactaaaaaaaaattacaatttatacactttttaaccacatatgctcatcttgtctagctctgtgatgcgtactctgtgcactcctgttcaagacagttagggtatgtcgaaaaactcccatctcattttcttttccaacttcaaaatcatcctaaatcaccgttttacttttttttttttttttgaccttctttgtatgttcactttggcCTTGTTTACACTGCAGGCCTTGATGcccaattctgatttgttgccTATATCCGATTTTTTTGGTTGTCTGTTTCCAAGTACtttcaattttgacccatatgcgATTCATGCGTTTACACTTGCCATACCATCTTAAATATCGAGCATGCATTGTTGTCGATTACTGTGCATTTAAGCATTTaagcaaaacatttgtttttctccctggtgaaaaaaacagctaaaaccagcctaggctggttggccggttttagctggtcaaccagcctggttttagctggtcggcctTAGCTAATCACTATTTGGCAGCATTTGGGATTGCAAGActaatttttgtgaaaacctcaaccgacatttttcactttttcaccaTTTTGCCTGTATCTAAAAATATCCTGTGCACATTtacactcattttgccagcaaGGGTAACATAAGACAACATTAAACCACGGAAAAGTACCAATTGTAGCAATTTTAATGACCTACAGAATGCAACGCCTTCTGTTTACATGAAAGTCGCATTGGCACATATCCCATTTATTTCCACATATTAATGAGGCCTCTAACTGATCTCGAAATATCCGAATGCATGCGTTTTTTACCCGATTACACTGTCATAGAACAGATCCAATCTGTGTCACATATgagcaaaaaatcaaaattggGTCGCTTTTAACTGACAGTGTAAACTGggcctttgtaaacactgggtcggcacttctgcagcgatgtagggcgattttaaagctggaggagaaaatgaaatgggtttttcgacataccctaactgtgcgCACAGtgtgcatgcgcatcgcagagctagacaagacaagcatttgaggttaaaaaaatatatacagtcaagtctgagattattcatacccctgggaaattctgacttaaagttacttttattcaaccagcaagtttttttttttttttgattagaaatgacacagacgtctcccaaaagataataagacgactCTTTCAGTCTCCTTGccttcaccctgatctttagctccctccacagattctcaattggaaggctacatcattgtggccaaacaattaaatttttgttttatctgatcataaaacagaagaccagaagtcttcttctttgtccagatgagcatttgcaaaggccgaATGggattttgtgtgccttatctggagaagtggtgtcctccttggtctgcgtccatggaagccagcggtgtgcagtgtccgttggactgtctgccttgagatgttgccaccagcagagcccagattcatcaggatggtcttggtggtgatccttggattcttttttacctctctcactatcctcctggccagcacaggtgtcacttttggcttctgacgtCCTccttttcacagtgcggaacgtcttgtattttttaataatactttgcactgtagccactggaacttcaaaacatttagatatggtctgatagccctttcctgacttgtgcgcagccacaatgcgcagccgcaggtcctcagtgagctcctttgtcttagccatgactgtccacaaaccaacagcagagagcttctgtttttcacctgttgagttgattaaaacagctgttcccaatgaatcagggtaattaggatgctttagaaaagcttggactatttggaatggtatagaactttggattttcccatagactgtgtcagtttgcaaagggtatgaataattttggacatgccactttttgttcgaatgtaaataaaagctgagaaatattttttccacaatgatgcctcttgtacatcgtcttattatcttttgggagaagcctgtgtcatttccggtcaaaaaaaaaaaaccttgctagttgaataaagtaactttaagtcagaatttgacaggggtatgaataatttcgggcttgactgtaaattgtaaattttttcagaaaataaccgatcgtttcgctagatgagacccttcttcctcggctgggatcatttagagccatttgaagctgcatttaactgcattttggaagtacaaacttgcactatattgagaaaattcctgaaacgttttcctcaaaaaaatctttctttacgactgaagaacgaaagacatgaacatcttggatgataagggggtgagtaaatatctgagaatttttgttctggaagtgaactcgcATGAAAGTGTACAGCATGAAGCAGGACTGACTGCTCACCTTTTTCTTTAATAAGCGCAGGTGGGCTTTTGCTGGAGCTGCTGTGAGATGTTGGAGAAGTCCATTCACTGGAGCTGTGACTCTTTGACTTTTCATGACGAACGAGTTGATCTAGATCTGATGGAGATGTATAACATGACAGCACTACTTTAAAGCAAAACATGTTATATAACGttaacatgaaaacaaaatacacaaaataacgTTACACTGTTGAGACTGAAACTGTTAAAAAAATGATCCCACCTCTCTTGAATTCCCGCAGTCTTTCTTTAGGAATATTTCTGTAACCAAGTGCAGACAACTGCTGCTGGATCTCCTCTTCAGAAAAGTCTAG
Protein-coding sequences here:
- the hyls1 gene encoding uncharacterized protein hyls1; the protein is MESLDFSEEEIQQQLSALGYRNIPKERLREFKRDLDQLVRHEKSKSHSSSEWTSPTSHSSSSKSPPALIKEKVQLNNIGPSCNYGLFDSSSAGQQREIFSSTFNEDYHGDSGMNHHYDSYSRHTVAHRPTRPSTAPNRLETEEAPSEIFHSVLDGSETSSPDREHQVHLKPVIKRKVLRKHQGRSQVCDESTHSEDSDQESEGEDKDYCKKESRANERKPEEDSKDVKESFLLESEKKKRVKKMLQINKLEKEKYPEEYDESEEEEEEERGDEERHLEEEEEEESGDEEKQFEEEEEEESGDEEKELEEEEEESEEEEEETGEEEESEGVDKESEEEEERSPDEKKELCEQQKWNEEDEEELKKNEEEEIGKKFEEEEQNEAEESEEEEKEESEESEEEEDMCEDEKDSEEETESFVSGENSEENEETKVPSDEPEDESDQVSMEKSDEEESLHSESKEKCTGEEKKESLAKKESTGESGKEYSNFSLEKEQDKEEGEDNKGDNVCFRPEDSESTEGKVDGANFFGNKKSISESQGSENGKQRELNNKEEQRYCFTKNNTDQNPDSNEEEERNGNSKEEESQCFLNEYDKEIELGKRDEKEDNERKYVFNNEDLGEKRLGGDEHGNGMEEKKQHYSGEEDEGVSKGGSEEEEERDWFFNEPVEDKEDRDQDRKSWASDDDYVTIASGHSENEDNMIPAREQECDDVQQKEEIKDVYVEDFHESLGSPAASILTSGYGTNRPDSPKDGDPEEVDYRDDCTLGGLEEGNESILDARDYEDDGSLASFRDNRALETSGGQAPAESPDGNQNVNVCSDQSHDGSEDDDFLSQDQQANHHQNPTENDTGTQNGGSGNVSYFIDSWEVEDLRDSLDHPFNLRHRRGRVQRRPEEKQYDDGYDDNKKRRKEKRVGAYTGCLGTVSELEERLDQMRIGASRVHYDSESEDTESYTDRSSSVTEEPPSAFQEYIKGMTRSHSESDIRPRPKSFIRPVFDHPHTRNLKKTDPVAKYLQYKQDWEMFKPPGEKSRRDLHWAIREQLMYQPPPPRPQKTYIPNTYVVPTEKKRSALRWEIRHDLAHGIIPAKISYP